The Sphaerospermopsis torques-reginae ITEP-024 genome has a window encoding:
- a CDS encoding class I SAM-dependent methyltransferase — translation MLLRPEQRLKLDDTDDKLFYDYPRFVTHVDEGFIQQLTDLYRQRLQPNTRIFDMMSSWVSHLPEEIEFAHVEGHGLNAEELSRNPRLNHYFVQNLNSQPQLPLPDQDFDVVVNCVSVQYIQYPEAVFSEIHRILKPGGVAIISFSNRMFYQKAIQIWRDASEASRVELVKRYFASVPGFSTPEVVVNKSTAPNFLQWLGLPGGDPFYAVIAYRVES, via the coding sequence ATGCTGTTGCGACCAGAACAACGTCTCAAGTTAGATGACACCGATGATAAATTGTTTTATGACTACCCACGCTTTGTCACCCATGTTGATGAAGGCTTTATTCAACAATTAACAGATTTATATCGTCAGCGACTCCAACCGAACACGCGCATTTTTGATATGATGAGCAGTTGGGTGTCTCATCTACCAGAAGAAATAGAATTTGCTCATGTGGAGGGACATGGACTCAACGCCGAGGAACTATCACGCAATCCTCGACTGAACCATTATTTCGTGCAAAATCTCAACTCACAACCTCAGCTACCTTTGCCAGATCAAGATTTTGATGTTGTTGTCAATTGTGTTTCTGTCCAGTACATTCAATATCCAGAGGCTGTATTTTCCGAGATTCATCGCATTCTCAAACCTGGTGGTGTGGCTATTATCAGCTTTTCTAACCGGATGTTTTATCAAAAGGCGATTCAAATCTGGCGGGATGCCTCAGAAGCGTCTAGAGTTGAGCTAGTTAAGCGTTATTTTGCTTCAGTACCAGGGTTTTCTACTCCTGAAGTAGTTGTCAATAAATCAACAGCGCCGAATTTTTTACAATGGTTAGGTTTACCAGGAGGAGATCCCTTCTATGCGGTGATAGCTTATCGCGTGGAATCATAA